In the genome of Girardinichthys multiradiatus isolate DD_20200921_A chromosome 7, DD_fGirMul_XY1, whole genome shotgun sequence, one region contains:
- the LOC124871715 gene encoding uncharacterized protein LOC124871715 isoform X7, which produces MSLTPSYQGETASASPESPREGDFSSRQFYDNLKSLEEQETCDDKRDPIVNKAADNHSSSPLKAQICASLVTNDLENVCASISSEEQIEKRHQREPEDSSSSMQSSLTKFHGGLHTGCKIYYSVQKEVGDLQMLHDEMNIDSGPVYLKQTEDDKTEEEYDIPCLGLPRLIAHRREPKHTLHISKLPELKSEKNPHLDPCDFCQKLCQPFTLSKVLKNETHFERVFYCEQAKQMRELIQKERENLDMKYSGRMIDVDIHTSISRQDWETAKEHQRGRVRHSQRQRIQRKCESSGWTLSKEIRYELSDAGSTVGTLTSQKETYAEPKIKDATQKFYKSGTCFLIMYSDGTGTIFYPSGKPAIVISSSEAPHLNYIILEDKDTAPSIKGIFTTKGYSTCYHTNGSIWLTLTSGGGLCFSEAGDLTRRWNWMYFDPHVRNLPFRPVTFALGPYISVRIHSQEYVYVTFVHKENHVRFKVGTELKKAITSQGKAFWRDTFK; this is translated from the exons ATGAGTCTGACTCCGTCCTACCAGGGAGAAACTGCCTCTGCCTCTCCTGAGAGTCCCAGAGAAGGTGACTTCTCCTCTCGACAGTTTTATGACAACTTGAAGAGCCTGGAGGAGCAGGAGACATGTGACGACAAGAGAGACCCCATTGTTAATAAGGCAGCCGACAATCACTCCAGCTCCCCTTTGAAAGCTCAGATCTGTGCTTCGCTGGTGACAAAtgaccttgagaatgtatgcGCTAGCATTTCTTCCGAAGAACAGATTGAAAAAA GACACCAGAGAGAACCAGAAGATTCAAGTTCATCAATG CAGTCCAGCCTCACCAAATTTCATGGAGGTCTGCACACTGGATGCAAGATTTATTACTCTG TTCAAAAGGAAGTGGGGGACCTCCAGATGTTGCATGATGAAATGAACATTGACAGTGGCCCAGTGTATTTGAAG CAGACAGAAGATGACAAGACAGAGGAGGAGTATGATATACCTTGTCTGGGTCTCCCTCGTCTTATAGCACACAGACGAGAGCCAAAACACACTCTTCATATTTCAAAG CTTCCAGAACTTAAATCTGAAAAGAATCCTCATCTTGATCCTTGTGATTTCTGCCAGAAGCTCTGTCAGCCCTTCACACTAAGCAAAGTGCTGAAAAATGAGACCCACTTTGAGAGG gtCTTCTATTGTGAGCAAGCTAAACAAATGAGAGAACTCATCCAGAAAGAGAGGGAGAATCTGGATATGAAATACTCTGGCAGGATGATTGATGTGGACATTCATACATCTATTAGCAGACAGGACTGGGAGACTGCAAAAGAACACCAAAGAGGACG GGTGAGACATTCGCAACGCCAGAGAATACAAAGAAAGTGTGAAAGCTCAG GCTGGACATTGTCAAAGGAGATAAGATATGAGCTTTCTGATGCTGGAAGTACTGTTGGTACGTTAACATCGCAAAAAGAGACATATGCTGAACCAAAG ATAAAAGATGCAACACAGAAATTCTACAAAAGTGGGACATGTTTCCTGATCATGTATTCAGATGGAACAGGTACTATTTT TTATCCCTCTGGGAAACCAGCCATCGTAATATCCTCATCCGAAGCTCCTCACCTCAATTACATAATCCTTGAGGACAAGGACACAGCCCCCAGCATCAAAGGCATTTTCACAACTAAAGGCTACTCTACATGCTACCATACCAATGGATCGATATG gTTGACCCTAACCTCTGGTGGAGGTCTTTGCTTCAGTGAGGCAGGAGACTTGACGAGGCGTTGGAACTGGATGTATTTTGACCCACATGTGCGTAACCTTCCATTCAGGCCTGTCACCTTCGCCCTGGGGCCATACATCAGTGTGCGCATACATTCACAAGAGTACGTGTATGTCACCTTTGtgcataaagaaaaccatgtaCGTTTCAAAGTTGGCACAGAGCTTAAG AAAGCCATAACAAGTCAGGGCAAAGCGTTTTGGAGAGATACATTCAAATGA